Proteins from a genomic interval of Neovison vison isolate M4711 chromosome 4, ASM_NN_V1, whole genome shotgun sequence:
- the CTHRC1 gene encoding collagen triple helix repeat-containing protein 1, translating to MRPHGPAAASAQRFLGLLLLLLLQLREPSSASELPKGKQKALLRQREVVDLYNGMCLQGPAGVPGRDGNPGANGIPGTPGIPGRDGFKGEKGECLRESFEESWTPNYKQCSWSSLNYGIDLGKIAECTFTKMRSNSALRVLFSGSLRLKCRSACCQRWYFTFNGAECSGPLPIEAIIYLDQGSPELNSTINIHRTSSVEGLCEGIGAGLVDVAIWVGTCSDYPKGDASTGWNSVSRIIIEELPK from the exons ATGCGCCCCCACggccccgccgccgcctccgcgcaGCGGTTCCTCGGGCTCCTGTTGCTTTTGCTGCTGCAGCTGCGGGAGCCGTCGAGCGCCTCCGAGCTCCCGAAAGGGAAGCAAAAGGCGCTGCTGCGGCAGAGGGAGGTGGTGGACCTG TATAATGGAATGTGCTTACAAGGaccagcaggggtgcctgggcgagATGGAAACCCTGGGGCCAATGGCATTCCTGGTACCCCTGGGATCCCAGGTCGGGATGGattcaaaggagaaaaaggcGAATGCTTGAGGGAAAGCTTTGAGGAGTCCTGGACACCGAACTACAAACAGTGTTCATGGAGTTCACTCAATTATGGCATAGATCTTGGGAAAATTGCG GAGTGTACATTTACAAAAATGCGCTCAAACAGCGCTCTTAGAGTTTTGTTCAGTGGCTCCCTTCGGTTAAAATGCAGAAGTGCGTGCTGTCAGCGTTGGTATTTCACGTTCAATGGAGCTGAATGTTCTGGACCTCTTCCCATCGAAGCCATCATTTATTTGGACCAAGGAAGCCCTGAACTCAATTCCACAATTAATATTCATCGTACTTCTTCTG TGGAAGGGCTCTGTGAAGGAATCGGAGCTGGACTAGTGGATGTTGCCATCTGGGTCGGGACCTGTTCAGATTACCCGAAAGGGGACGCCTCCACCGGATGGAATTCAGTATCTCGCATCATTATTGAAGAACTGCCCAAATAA